From a single Miscanthus floridulus cultivar M001 chromosome 8, ASM1932011v1, whole genome shotgun sequence genomic region:
- the LOC136475903 gene encoding chaperone protein ClpB3, mitochondrial-like, whose amino-acid sequence MARSAASRLARAARAAASATTRRQAPAVSREVLPRSLAPLAGDASAAFAAATTRRLAWLAAPLGRFPVGAGGAGLLVPPRRLFHSTTPAHYSATGTSSSSQITPGEFTEMAWEGIVGAVDAARLSKQQIVESEHLMKALLEQKDGLARRIFSKAGIDNTSVLQATDDFISRQPKVLGDTTGPIIGSSFVSILDNAKKHKKEYGDEFVSVEHILQAFASDKKFGQQLFKDLKIVENDLKEAISAVRGSQRVTDQNPEGKYQALEKYGIDLTESARRGKLDPVIGRDDEVRRCIQILCRRTKNNPVIIGEPGVGKTAIAEGLAQRIVRGDVPEPLMNRRLISLDMGALLAGAKFRGEFEERLKAVLKEVTASNGQIILFIDEIHTVVGAGAAGGAMDAGNLLKPMLGRGELRCIGATTLDEYRKYIEKDAALERRFQQVYCGEPAVEDTISILRGLRERYELHHGVKISDGALVAAAVLSDRYITGRFLPDKAIDLVDEAAAKLKMEITSKPIELDEVDREIIRLEMEKLSLKNDTDKASKERLSKLEAELESLKQKQKNLSEQWEYEKSLMTRIRSIKEETDRVNLEIEAAEREYDLNRAAELKYGTLLSLQKQLEEAGNKLVEFQQSGKSMLREEVTDVDIAEIVSKWTGIPVSNLQQSEREKLLLLEDVLHKRVIGQDIAVKSVANAIRRSRAGLSDPNRPIASFMFMGPTGVGKTELGKTLAEFLFNTENALIRIDMSEYMEKHAVSRLVGAPPGYVGYEEGGQLTESVRRRPYSVVLLDEIEKAHQDVFNVLLQLLDDGRITDSQGRTVSFTNCVIIMTSNIGSPLILDTLRNTTDSKEVVYEIMKKQVIEMARQTFRPEFLNRIDEYIVFQPLDTSEINHIVEIQLNRVKNRLKQQKIHLQYTAEAVELLGSLGFDPNYGARPVKRVIQQMVENEIALGVLKGDFKEDDTVLVDVGSAAIAKGLAPQKKLVLQRVENRNEELVAND is encoded by the exons ATGGCGCGCTCCGCCGCGTCCAGGCTAGCGCGCGCAGCCCGCGCGGCCGCGTCGGCCACCACCCGACGCCAGGCCCCCGCCGTTAGCCGCGAAGTCCTCCCGCGGTCCCTCGCGCCGCTCGCGGGTGATGCCTCCgccgccttcgccgccgccacgaCGAGGAGGCTGGCGTGGTTGGCCGCGCCTTTGGGGCGGTTTCCCGTCGGGGCCGGCGGAGCAGGGCTCCTGGTGCCGCCGCGCCGGCTGTTCCACTCGACGACGCCCGCTCATTACAGCGCCACCGGCACCTCGTCCTCGTCTCAG ATAACACCAGGAGAATTCACTGAGATGGCCTGGGAGGGGATTGTTGGTGCGGTTGATGCAGCAAGATTGTCAAAACAACAGATAGTGGAGTCAGAGCACTTGATGAAAGCTCTTCTGGAGCAAAAGGATGGGCTAGCACGCAGGATATTTTCAAAAGCGGGCATAGACAACACATCAGTCCTGCAAGCTACAGATGACTTTATTTCTAGACAGCCAAAG GTTCTCGGTGATACAACCGGACCAATTATAGGATCAAGTTTTGTGTCGATATTGGATAATGCGAAGAAGCATAAAAAAGAATATGGTGATGAATTTGTGTCAGTTGAGCACATCCTGCAAGCATTCGCTTCAGATAAAAAGTTTGGACAACAGCTCTTCAAAGATCTGAAAATTGTGGAGAATGATCTTAAAGAAGCTATTTCAGCAGTACGGGGAAGCCAGCGAGTCACAGATCAGA ATCCAGAAGGAAAGTACCAGGCTCTAGAGAAGTATGGTATTGATTTGACAGAATCAGCTCGGCGTGGAAAACTTGATCCTGTTATAGGCCGTGATGATGAAGTGCGTAGATGCATTCAGATCCTATGTAGAAGAACTAAAAACAATCCTGTAATCATTGGCGAGCCAGGAGTTGGCAAAACAGCTATTGCTGAAGG ACTGGCTCAGCGTATTGTACGAGGAGATGTTCCCGAACCTCTAATGAATAGAAGG CTTATTTCATTGGATATGGGAGCACTACTTGCTGGAGCTAAATTCCGTGGTGAATTTGAGGAGAGACTAAAGGCTGTTCTAAAGGAGGTCACTGCTTCTAATGGACAGATCATCTTGTTCATTGATGAGATCCATACTGTTGTTGGTGCAG GAGCCGCTGGTGGAGCGATGGATGCTGGTAACCTGTTGAAGCCAATGCTAGGCCGTGGAGAACTCCGCTGCATTGGAGCAACAACATTGGATGAGTACAGGAAGTACATTGAGAAGGATGCTGCTCTTGAGCGTAGGTTCCAGCAGGTTTATTGTGGTGAGCCAGCGGTTGAGGATACCATCTCCATACTGCGTGGTTTGCGAGAACGATATGAACTGCATCATGGTGTTAAGATATCAGATGGAGCTCTTGTTGCTGCAGCAGTTCTATCCGATCGATACATCACTGGACGTTTTTTGCCTGACAAAG ccattgatctagttgatgaagCAGCTGCTAAGCTCAAAATGGAGATAACATCAAAGCCTATTGAATTGGATGAGGTAGACAGAGAAATCATAAGGCTTGAAATGGAAAAGCTCTCACTGAAGAATGATACAGATAAAGCCTCCAAAGAACGACTGAGCAAGCTTGAAGCTGAACTAGAATCTCTCAAGCAGAAGCAGAAAAATCTTTCAGAACAATGGGAATATGAGAAATCTTTGATGACTCGTATAAGATCAATTAAAGAAGAG ACTGACAGAGTGAACCTGGAGATTGAAGCTGCTGAGAGAGAGTATGATTTGAATCGTGCTGCTGAACTGAAGTATGGAACACTTTTGTCACTTCAGAAACAGCTGGAAGAGGCTGGGAATAAACTTGTTGAATTCCAGCAATCAGGGAAGTCAATGCTTCGAGAAGAGGTGACTGACGTGGACATTGCTGAGATTGTGAGCAAGTGGACTGGTATTCCAGTGTCAAACCTTCAACAGTCTGAAAGGgaaaagctgctgctgctggaagaTGTACTCCACAAGAGGGTTATTGGCCAAGACATTGCAGTCAAATCAGTGGCCAACGCCATCCGCCGTTCTAGGGCAGGCCTATCAGATCCTAACCGTCCGATAGCAAGCTTTATGTTTATGGGACCTACAGGTGTAGGAAAGACTGAGCTGGGTAAGACACTGGCTGAATTCCTTTTCAACACTGAGAATGCCCTAATACGAATTGATATGAGCGAGTACATGGAGAAGCATGCCGTCTCCCGTTTGGTTGGTGCCCCACCTGGATATGTTGGTTATGAGGAAGGGGGCCAATTGACTGAATCTGTTCGCCGGCGGCCTTACTCAGTTGTTCTGTTGGATGAAATTGAGAAAGCGCACCAGGATGTCTTTAACGTTTTGTTGCAACTGTTGGACGATGGAAGAATAACTGATTCACAAGGCAGGACTGTCAGCTTCACTAACTGTGTCATCATCATGACCTCAAACATTGGGTCACCATTGATCCTTGACACACTTAGAAACACCACAGACAGCAAGGAGGTCGTTTATGAGATAATGAAGAAGCAGGTGATTGAGATGGCCCGACAAACATTCCGACCAGAATTCTTGAACAGGATAGATGAGTACATAGTGTTCCAACCTCTGGATACAAGCGAGATCAACCACATTGTGGAGATCCAG TTGAATCGGGTTAAGAACCGGCTGAAACAACAGAAGATTCATCTCCAATACACTGCAGAAGCCGTTGAGCTTCTGGGGTCTCTTGGCTTTGACCCGAACTATGGTGCGAGGCCTGTCAAGAGAGTGATTCAGCAGATGGTGGAGAACGAGATTGCCCTAGGTGTCCTGAAGGGCGATTTCAAAGAAGACGACACTGTCCTCGTGGATGTAGGTTCTGCGGCGATAGCAAAAGGACTTGCTCCGCAGAAGAAACTTGTCCTTCAGAGGGTAGAAAATAGAAACGAAGAGTTAGTTGCCAATGACTAG
- the LOC136475904 gene encoding two-component response regulator ORR24-like isoform X2 — protein MGPRTSSPSACACSPSTTTRPASSSSRSSCSTASTMICDAAVTTTGQAATALKLLREKKDQFDLVISDVHMPDMDGFKLLELVGLEMDLPVIMLSANGETQTVMKGITHGACDYLLKPVRIEQLRTIWQHVVRRRSCDAKNNGNDNDDSGKKLQVVSAEGDNGGGNRNKRTSRRGRDDNGDDSDDSDENSNENGDSSTQKKPRVVWSVELHRKFVASVNQLGIDKAVPKKILDLMNVENITRENVASHLQKYRLYLKRLSADASRQANLTAAFGGRSPAYVNMGLDAFRQYNAYGRYRPVPTTNHSQPNNLLARMNSPAFGMHGLLPSQPFQIGHTQNNLSTSLGNAGGMNNGNLIRGAHMPLQDTSKCFPTGPSGNSFANISNSTQLVTTNNLPLQSLEPSNQQHLGRLHSSADPFNSFVGESPQFPDLGRCNTTWPTAVSSSNVQELGQKDRIVNGPKLEPLSSFTEASSQIPLLGNETQSQVASLASNGLPMPFTQEAVPFAYGSSTNSREMLNNNLALSNSGINSSLPNLHIDGSVFERNIDGSVVPRQTLDRSNSGGGGVPPLQDGRIDHQVVNSHLNYNNELMGTSRLQRGLSGGLDDIVVDMFRPDRADNGVPFIDGDWELV, from the exons ATGGGGCCAAGGACCAGTTCCCCGTCGGCATGCGCGTGCTCGCCGTCGACGACGACCCGACCTGCCTCAAGCTCCTCGAGAAGCTCTTGCAGCACTGCGAGTACCATG ATTTGTGATGCCGCAGTGACAACAACTGGACAGGCAGCCACGGCCCTGAAGCTGctgagggagaagaaggaccagTTTGACCTTGTGATCAGCGATGTCCACATGCCGGACATGGACGGCTTCAAGCTCCTCGAGCTTGTGGGCCTCGAGATGGACCTCCCGGTCATTA TGTTGTCTGCAAATGGGGAGACACAAACAGTCATGAAGGGTATTACCCATGGAGCATGTGACTACCTGCTGAAGCCAGTGCGGATTGAGCAGTTGAGGACCATATGGCAGCATGTGGTTAGGCGGAGGAGTTGTGATGCCAAGAACAATGGTAATGATAACGATGATTCTGGTAAGAAGTTGCAGGTGGTGAGTGCTGAAGGTGACAATGGTGGTGGTAATCGCAACAAGAGAACTTCCCGCAGGGGTAGGGATGATAATGGAGACGACAGTGATGATTCTGATGAGAACAGTAATGAGAATGGAGACTCATCGACCCAGAAGAAGCCAAGGGTCGTGTGGTCTGTTGAATTACACCGAAAGTTTGTGGCATCTGTCAACCAGCTTGGCATTGACA AGGCTGTTCCAAAGAAAATATTGGATCTCATGAATGTTGAGAACATCACAAGGGAGAATGTTGCAAGTCATCTGCAG AAGTATCGGCTGTATCTGAAAAGACTCAGTGCAGATGCAAGCAGGCAGGCTAACCTAACTGCTGCATTTGGAGGAAGAAGCCCTGCTTATGTCAACATGGGACTAGATGCCTTCAGGCAATACAATGCATATGGGAGATACCGACCAGTTCCAACCACTAACCATTCACAGCCAAACAACCTCCTTGCAAGGATGAACTCTCCTGCATTTGGTATGCATGGTTTGCTGCCTTCGCAGCCGTTTCAGATTGGACACACCCAGAACAATCTGAGCACTTCCTTAGGCAATGCCGGGGGGATGAACAATGGCAACCTGATCAGGGGTGCGCATATGCCACTGCAGGATACTAGCAAATGCTTTCCTACTGGCCCTTCTGGTAATTCATTTGCGAACATATCAAACAGCACACAATTGGTTACGACAAATAACTTGCCATTACAGTCTCTTGAGCCAAGCAACCAACAACACCTTGGTCGGCTGCATTCTTCTGCAGACCCATTCAACTCATTTGTGGGTGAGTCTCCCCAGTTTCCAGATCTTGGAAGATGCAACACCACCTGGCCAACTGCGGTCTCATCATCCAATGTTCAGGAGCTTGGTCAGAAGGACAGAATTGTGAATGGGCCCAAGCTTGAGCCTCTCTCAAGCTTTACAGAAGCATCCAGTCAGATTCCCTTGCTGGGAAATGAAACGCAGAGCCAAGTAGCATCACTAGCCAGCAACGGTCTTCCGATGCCGTTCACTCAGGAAGCGGTGCCCTTCGCATATGGAAGCAGCACGAACTCAAGAGAGATGCTGAATAACAACCTTGCACTTAGCAATTCAGGCATCAACTCTTCATTGCCGAACCTTCACATAGATGGTTCTGTTTTTGAAAGAAACATAGATGGTTCTGTTGTTCCGAGGCAGACACTGGACCGTAGTAATTCAGGTGGTGGTGGTGTTCCCCCTCTACAAGATGGCCGGATTGATCACCAAGTTGTTAATAGTCATCTAAACTATAACAACGAACTCATGGGGACAAGTAGGCTGCAGAGGGGTCTCAGTGGTGGTCTGGATGATATTGTCGTCGACATGTTTAGGCCG GACCGCGCAGACAATGGCGTCCCCTTCATTGATGGGGACTGGGAACTGGTCTAG
- the LOC136475904 gene encoding two-component response regulator ORR24-like isoform X1: protein MTVEEVKLQAAKANGGHGAKDQFPVGMRVLAVDDDPTCLKLLEKLLQHCEYHVTTTGQAATALKLLREKKDQFDLVISDVHMPDMDGFKLLELVGLEMDLPVIMLSANGETQTVMKGITHGACDYLLKPVRIEQLRTIWQHVVRRRSCDAKNNGNDNDDSGKKLQVVSAEGDNGGGNRNKRTSRRGRDDNGDDSDDSDENSNENGDSSTQKKPRVVWSVELHRKFVASVNQLGIDKAVPKKILDLMNVENITRENVASHLQKYRLYLKRLSADASRQANLTAAFGGRSPAYVNMGLDAFRQYNAYGRYRPVPTTNHSQPNNLLARMNSPAFGMHGLLPSQPFQIGHTQNNLSTSLGNAGGMNNGNLIRGAHMPLQDTSKCFPTGPSGNSFANISNSTQLVTTNNLPLQSLEPSNQQHLGRLHSSADPFNSFVGESPQFPDLGRCNTTWPTAVSSSNVQELGQKDRIVNGPKLEPLSSFTEASSQIPLLGNETQSQVASLASNGLPMPFTQEAVPFAYGSSTNSREMLNNNLALSNSGINSSLPNLHIDGSVFERNIDGSVVPRQTLDRSNSGGGGVPPLQDGRIDHQVVNSHLNYNNELMGTSRLQRGLSGGLDDIVVDMFRPDRADNGVPFIDGDWELV, encoded by the exons ATGACCGTCGAGGAGGTGAAGCTGCAGGCGGCGAAGGCGAACGGCGGGCATGGGGCCAAGGACCAGTTCCCCGTCGGCATGCGCGTGCTCGCCGTCGACGACGACCCGACCTGCCTCAAGCTCCTCGAGAAGCTCTTGCAGCACTGCGAGTACCATG TGACAACAACTGGACAGGCAGCCACGGCCCTGAAGCTGctgagggagaagaaggaccagTTTGACCTTGTGATCAGCGATGTCCACATGCCGGACATGGACGGCTTCAAGCTCCTCGAGCTTGTGGGCCTCGAGATGGACCTCCCGGTCATTA TGTTGTCTGCAAATGGGGAGACACAAACAGTCATGAAGGGTATTACCCATGGAGCATGTGACTACCTGCTGAAGCCAGTGCGGATTGAGCAGTTGAGGACCATATGGCAGCATGTGGTTAGGCGGAGGAGTTGTGATGCCAAGAACAATGGTAATGATAACGATGATTCTGGTAAGAAGTTGCAGGTGGTGAGTGCTGAAGGTGACAATGGTGGTGGTAATCGCAACAAGAGAACTTCCCGCAGGGGTAGGGATGATAATGGAGACGACAGTGATGATTCTGATGAGAACAGTAATGAGAATGGAGACTCATCGACCCAGAAGAAGCCAAGGGTCGTGTGGTCTGTTGAATTACACCGAAAGTTTGTGGCATCTGTCAACCAGCTTGGCATTGACA AGGCTGTTCCAAAGAAAATATTGGATCTCATGAATGTTGAGAACATCACAAGGGAGAATGTTGCAAGTCATCTGCAG AAGTATCGGCTGTATCTGAAAAGACTCAGTGCAGATGCAAGCAGGCAGGCTAACCTAACTGCTGCATTTGGAGGAAGAAGCCCTGCTTATGTCAACATGGGACTAGATGCCTTCAGGCAATACAATGCATATGGGAGATACCGACCAGTTCCAACCACTAACCATTCACAGCCAAACAACCTCCTTGCAAGGATGAACTCTCCTGCATTTGGTATGCATGGTTTGCTGCCTTCGCAGCCGTTTCAGATTGGACACACCCAGAACAATCTGAGCACTTCCTTAGGCAATGCCGGGGGGATGAACAATGGCAACCTGATCAGGGGTGCGCATATGCCACTGCAGGATACTAGCAAATGCTTTCCTACTGGCCCTTCTGGTAATTCATTTGCGAACATATCAAACAGCACACAATTGGTTACGACAAATAACTTGCCATTACAGTCTCTTGAGCCAAGCAACCAACAACACCTTGGTCGGCTGCATTCTTCTGCAGACCCATTCAACTCATTTGTGGGTGAGTCTCCCCAGTTTCCAGATCTTGGAAGATGCAACACCACCTGGCCAACTGCGGTCTCATCATCCAATGTTCAGGAGCTTGGTCAGAAGGACAGAATTGTGAATGGGCCCAAGCTTGAGCCTCTCTCAAGCTTTACAGAAGCATCCAGTCAGATTCCCTTGCTGGGAAATGAAACGCAGAGCCAAGTAGCATCACTAGCCAGCAACGGTCTTCCGATGCCGTTCACTCAGGAAGCGGTGCCCTTCGCATATGGAAGCAGCACGAACTCAAGAGAGATGCTGAATAACAACCTTGCACTTAGCAATTCAGGCATCAACTCTTCATTGCCGAACCTTCACATAGATGGTTCTGTTTTTGAAAGAAACATAGATGGTTCTGTTGTTCCGAGGCAGACACTGGACCGTAGTAATTCAGGTGGTGGTGGTGTTCCCCCTCTACAAGATGGCCGGATTGATCACCAAGTTGTTAATAGTCATCTAAACTATAACAACGAACTCATGGGGACAAGTAGGCTGCAGAGGGGTCTCAGTGGTGGTCTGGATGATATTGTCGTCGACATGTTTAGGCCG GACCGCGCAGACAATGGCGTCCCCTTCATTGATGGGGACTGGGAACTGGTCTAG